From the Ruminiclostridium josui JCM 17888 genome, one window contains:
- a CDS encoding complex I 24 kDa subunit family protein: MEKVKEILNRYGNSKDNLIQVMLELQNISGTNSLPHEWVVFVAEALDMPVSRVYSVITFYSMFGTEPRGKYLVEVCKSGPCHVSGAKNVLQLLEEKLGLKPGETTEDGVFTLIQSSCFGACDIAPAIKIGEKVYGNLTSEKLSEIVDSYREGQHNR, from the coding sequence ATGGAGAAGGTTAAGGAGATATTGAATCGCTACGGTAATTCAAAAGACAATCTTATTCAAGTGATGTTGGAATTACAAAACATTTCAGGGACAAATTCACTGCCACACGAATGGGTTGTATTTGTAGCAGAAGCACTGGATATGCCTGTTAGCAGGGTATATAGTGTAATTACTTTTTATTCTATGTTTGGCACAGAGCCAAGAGGCAAGTATTTGGTTGAAGTTTGCAAAAGTGGACCATGCCATGTTTCCGGTGCAAAAAATGTATTGCAGCTTCTTGAAGAAAAACTTGGTTTAAAACCGGGTGAGACGACTGAAGATGGAGTTTTCACACTGATTCAATCAAGTTGTTTTGGTGCATGTGACATAGCTCCTGCTATCAAAATAGGTGAGAAAGTTTATGGTAATCTCACATCTGAGAAGTTGTCAGAGATAGTAGACTCTTACAGGGAGGGCCAACATAATAGATAA
- a CDS encoding MutS family DNA mismatch repair protein → MRTPEEKYKKRIDVYKRKFELYTVRSSTTGNYKLLVFFTGLIGTAVLFFIKLYILMAAVLLLFGGLFVYLSIIHNTFIKNKNYYKAMYQINQMCLKRVEGHWNEFSDTGEEFINPQHNYTYDLDIFGKGSLFQMLNMTATYSGRQKLAELLLNPMQNKEEIYKRQEALQELAKKLIFRHKLFSNGLILNKNTVLTNDDDSDKKRKKTLLDTMNKLDEVYKWANEEKSLYTSFKFKLLIFGAPVLSFTMLILSIVRLVPVYVPIVLYILQFIMIGFRAGNRNKNFELVEKHSDTLKVYKSVLKKFETEKFSSGYINSLKNNLKDDYGYPAWRQIEKLSKIWELIANRYNLMHVFVNAAVLWDFHCLAALENWKKNGGKHVERWFDTIGEVEALCSLSLMCHDNPKYVMPRICEENAPRIEALHLGHPLLSKARKCNDIVINSKEPILLITGSNMSGKSTFLRTVGISLVLSYLGLPVCAESFICPILKVYACMRTSDNLGQSVSSFYAELLRVKMIVEAVEKGEKVFFLLDEIFKGTNSADRHTGAKMLINQLDKRGSWGLVSTHDLELADMENESEGRIRNYHFKEYYKDNQIFFDYQLRKGVSDTRNAIYLMKMAGVNIE, encoded by the coding sequence ATGAGAACACCGGAAGAAAAGTATAAAAAAAGAATAGATGTTTATAAAAGAAAGTTTGAATTATATACGGTAAGAAGCAGTACCACAGGTAATTACAAGCTGTTAGTATTTTTTACAGGCTTGATTGGGACAGCCGTTTTATTTTTCATAAAACTATATATACTAATGGCAGCAGTATTACTGCTTTTCGGTGGATTATTCGTCTATCTTTCTATAATTCACAATACATTTATAAAAAATAAAAATTATTATAAGGCCATGTATCAAATAAACCAAATGTGCCTTAAAAGAGTTGAGGGCCATTGGAATGAATTCTCAGATACAGGTGAAGAGTTTATAAATCCTCAGCACAACTATACCTATGACCTTGATATATTCGGGAAAGGCTCTCTTTTCCAGATGCTTAATATGACAGCAACATATTCCGGAAGGCAGAAACTTGCCGAACTGCTTTTAAATCCTATGCAGAATAAAGAAGAAATATATAAAAGGCAGGAAGCCTTACAGGAGTTGGCCAAAAAGCTTATTTTCAGGCACAAGCTATTTTCAAATGGTTTAATCCTTAACAAGAATACAGTATTAACCAACGATGATGACAGTGATAAAAAAAGAAAGAAAACTCTTCTGGATACTATGAACAAGTTGGATGAAGTATACAAATGGGCAAATGAAGAAAAAAGCTTGTACACATCATTTAAATTTAAACTTTTAATATTCGGGGCTCCTGTTCTTTCATTTACTATGCTTATACTGAGCATAGTAAGGCTTGTTCCTGTCTATGTACCAATAGTGCTTTATATTCTGCAATTTATTATGATAGGTTTCAGAGCAGGAAACAGAAACAAGAACTTTGAATTAGTAGAAAAGCACTCAGACACTCTAAAGGTTTATAAAAGTGTATTAAAAAAATTTGAAACCGAGAAGTTCTCAAGCGGTTACATAAACAGTTTAAAGAATAACTTAAAGGATGATTACGGATATCCTGCATGGAGACAGATTGAAAAACTGTCAAAAATATGGGAGCTCATTGCTAACAGATATAACCTGATGCATGTATTTGTGAATGCAGCTGTACTATGGGATTTTCACTGCCTTGCGGCTCTTGAAAACTGGAAAAAAAACGGAGGTAAACATGTTGAAAGGTGGTTTGACACAATAGGAGAGGTTGAAGCCTTATGCAGTCTGTCCTTGATGTGCCACGACAACCCCAAATACGTAATGCCTCGTATTTGTGAAGAAAATGCTCCTCGAATAGAAGCTTTACATTTAGGGCACCCATTACTTTCCAAGGCCAGAAAATGCAATGATATAGTAATAAATTCAAAAGAACCAATACTGCTTATAACAGGTTCTAATATGTCAGGGAAAAGTACATTCTTAAGGACTGTAGGAATAAGTCTTGTATTATCGTACCTTGGACTGCCGGTCTGTGCAGAATCATTTATCTGTCCCATACTGAAGGTATACGCATGTATGAGAACTAGTGATAATCTTGGACAAAGTGTTTCTTCTTTTTACGCTGAACTGCTTAGAGTAAAAATGATTGTGGAAGCAGTAGAAAAGGGAGAAAAGGTATTTTTCCTTCTGGATGAAATTTTTAAGGGAACAAACTCAGCAGACAGACATACGGGTGCTAAAATGCTAATAAACCAGTTAGATAAAAGAGGTTCTTGGGGACTTGTTTCTACCCACGACCTTGAGCTTGCAGATATGGAAAATGAGAGTGAGGGTCGTATTAGAAATTACCATTTCAAGGAGTATTACAAAGATAATCAGATATTCTTCGATTATCAGCTGAGAAAAGGTGTATCAGATACAAGAAACGCTATTTACTTAATGAAAATGGCTGGAGTTAATATAGAATAA